One window of Triticum dicoccoides isolate Atlit2015 ecotype Zavitan chromosome 5A, WEW_v2.0, whole genome shotgun sequence genomic DNA carries:
- the LOC119300522 gene encoding uncharacterized protein LOC119300522, translating into MQFWSLPGADEAFGDIGRVDRLDSRTLERGHTRTFAFWLWVWDVAHIPTKRALWVLKRGAGRVDEIIGLAPADRRIPPPPGVRRYDLLLHVDLLEDWSPLSPRLSHSGQSGLPSSDEDDDRPFPRIEPGTWVAHVEDGQGRACNRGARDHEEDGGGGSSGASRSWKDRLLGRDCHARGCGGDVISDAHRRRSRLPAGLR; encoded by the coding sequence ATGCAGTTCTGGTCGCTGCCGGGTGCGGATGAGGCCTTCGGCGACATCGGCCGTGTCGACAGGCTCGATTCGCGCACCCTGGAGAGGGGGCACACCAGGACCTTCGCGTTCTGGCTCTGGGTTTGGGACGTTGCCCACATCCCCACCAAGCGCGCGCTCTGGGTGCTCAAGCGGGGTGCGGGCCGGGTGGATGAGATCATCGGCCTCGCCCCCGCGGATCGCCGCATCCCCCCGCCTCCCGGCGTCCGGCGCTACGACCTGCTGCTACATGTAGACCTACTGGAGGATTGGTCACCGCTCTCGCCGCGCTTGTCTCACTCCGGCCAGAGCGGGCTGCCCTCCTCGGATGAAGATGACGACCGCCCTTTCCCGCGCATCGAGCCCGGCACTTGGGTGGCCCATGTTGAAGACGGGCAGGGCAGGGCCTGCAACAGGGGTGCCCGCGACcacgaggaggacggcggtggaggcAGTTCTGGTGCTAGCCGTTCCTGGAAGGATCGCCTGCTGGGTCGCGACTGCCACGCCAGGGGTTGCGGCGGGGACGTGATCTCGGACGCGCACCGTCGCCGTAGCAGATTGCCTGCCGGTCTCCGCTAG